The region GGCCATGTCAGCCGAACTCAGTGAGGGACGATGGAGAAGTGCCCAAGTCGAGACGCCGCCCCGCCGTTTGGAGCAGACGGCCCAGCGCACGTAAACCTGAAACGATCTCAGTTTGACTTGATCTTCGCCAGCGCACGCCATTAACTGGTAACTGGCGTCCGCTGACAGTGTCGCGGGCGCATCTCCCCATTTTTTAGGAGTGCGATTATGGGTTCCAGTGTTCCGAATCTAAGCGTCAACTGCGATTACGCCACGCCCGAGAAGGATACTGCCGTCGAACTGCACATGGCATTGCCTATCCCATATGCCGATCTGGGAAAGGTGCAGAAGTGGCTCGGCGACGGTGATTGGACGTCGACTGAGCAATACCTGGCTGTGAAATATCCGCAGCATCGTGAATGGCTCTCAGACTGGCTGGCCGCGAGCCGCGAGCCGCGAGCGTAGTGACGGCCCATTGACCGCAAAACTTGCGGCGGTAGGCTGATCGCCGAGACAGGGATCGTCAGGGGCGGACGCTAGCTCCGCCCTCGTCAGTCCTCCGCCTATCCTGAAGGGTCACAAGCGCGGCGGCTACCTGAACGTAGCCGTCGCAGCGTAGCTTCAGCACAGCGGTAGCTTTCGTGGGAAACAGCGAATGGAAGTGCGACCCAAAATCGCCGCAGAAATAGCGCAGTTGCGCCAGGCTTTCCGGGAATCAGGCGCTGTGCTCGTCGAGGAGGTGCTCGATGAGGCGGGCGCCCGCGATGCGCATCAGCGGCTTGCCTCGCATCAGGAGTGGTTTATCACCATAAAAGAACCTGCCCGAGTATCGGGGCGTGGTTGCACCGAATGGCGGGTAGCTGAATGGGAGCGCATGTCGGCCCGACAAAAACGTACAATTATTAACGATCTTCATGAACGGGCAGCCGCTTCGTTCGAGATGTATTTCAAGCAGTACCCGCTGATTGAAAAATTCAGGATCGGCGAAGATGGCGACATCCCGATGATGCGCATCGCGCGCCTCCTGGTGAGCGGTGCCTTTCTCGAGCTCATCGGCAACATTACGGGTATCGATGGCCTGACCGACGTGACCGGCATGGCTTCACGATTCGACGCGGGGCACTTCATCCTGTCGCATACGGATCGACAGCCGGAAGGATCCGTGGGCCGTCGCGAAGTTGCTTTTGTTCTTTACCTGACGGAGGGTTGGCGTGATGATTGGGGGGCACATACTTGCCTGTGGTCGGAAGGGGCCTCCGCGGCCGTCTGCATCCCGCCACGATTCAATACCATGCTGATTTTCCGCGTTCCGCGGGCGCACTCCGTGCTGTACGTGCCGCCCTTTGTCACAGCAAGCCGGCTCGCACTGGCAGGTTGGGCTTACAGCAGAACCTAAACGGCGCAAAAAGGCAGCTTGAGCGCAGCGCCATCCAAACCGTCTGGTCGCCCTCCGATCGCCAACGACAGGAGCATCGATGGGATACTCCGTAGGTCCCTCAACTGAGCGCGTGCGCGCAATCTACGCGCGACAGATCCTGGCGCTTGCCAATGCGTCGGAAAATCGTCGGCTTGAACAGGCCTTCGCGGCGGTGCCACGCGAGACTTTTCTTGGCGAAGACCGATGGCAGATTCTGACCTCGCTCGCCGGCTACACGCCGTTACCCGAGAACGATCCCGTCCTGATCTATCAGGATGTCGTGGTCGGAC is a window of Pandoraea faecigallinarum DNA encoding:
- a CDS encoding 2OG-Fe(II) oxygenase; amino-acid sequence: MEVRPKIAAEIAQLRQAFRESGAVLVEEVLDEAGARDAHQRLASHQEWFITIKEPARVSGRGCTEWRVAEWERMSARQKRTIINDLHERAAASFEMYFKQYPLIEKFRIGEDGDIPMMRIARLLVSGAFLELIGNITGIDGLTDVTGMASRFDAGHFILSHTDRQPEGSVGRREVAFVLYLTEGWRDDWGAHTCLWSEGASAAVCIPPRFNTMLIFRVPRAHSVLYVPPFVTASRLALAGWAYSRT